The following proteins are encoded in a genomic region of Grus americana isolate bGruAme1 chromosome 5, bGruAme1.mat, whole genome shotgun sequence:
- the CHKA gene encoding choline kinase alpha isoform X3, which translates to MLFQCSLPDTIETVADEPRKVLLRLYGAILQMRSCNKGESVQSQKENDLQGAEAMVLESVMFAILAERALGPKLYGIFPQGRLEEFIPSRKLSTEELSLPDISAEIAEKMARFHGMKMPFNKEPKWLFGTMEKYLNQVLRIKFTRESRTRKLNKLLSYNLPQEMKNLRAMLEATSSPVVFCHNDCQEGNVLLLEGRENSENQKLMLIDFEYSSYNYRGFDIGNHFCEWMYDYTYEKYPFFKASVLKYPSKKQQLHFISSYLSAFHDGFENLSSEEKSKLEEEVLIEVNRFALASHFFWGLWSIIQAKISSIEFGYLEYALSRFDAYFDQKRKLKV; encoded by the exons ATGCTGTTTCAGTGCTCGCTACCTGATACTATTGAGACAGTTGCAGATGAACCACGGAAAGTTCTTCTGCGCTTATATGGTGCAATCCTGCAGATG AGGTCCTGTAATAAAGGAGAGTCTGTACAGtctcagaaggaaaatgacTTGCAA ggGGCAGAAGCTATGGTTCTGGAAAGTGTTATGTTTGCCATTCTTGCAGAGAGAGCTCTTGGCCCAAAGCTGTATGGAATCTTTCCACAAGGGCGCCTGGAGGAATTCATTCCC AGCAGGAAACTAAGTACTGAAGAACTAAGCTTACCTGACATATCTGCTGAAATAGCTGAGAAGATGGCTAGATTTCATGGCATGAAAATGCCATTCAATAAAGAACCTAAGTGGCTTTTTGGAACAATGGAAAA ATACCTAAATCAGGTGCTGAGGATTAAATTTACCAGAGAATCCAGAACTAGAAAACTGAACAAACTCCTCAGTTACAATCTCccccaggaaatgaaaaatctaaG agCTATGCTTGAAGCAACTTCATCACCAGTTGTATTTTGCCACAATGACTGTCAAGAAG GTAATGTCTTGCTTCTGGAAGGCAGAGAGAAttcagaaaaccaaaagctgATGCTCATTGACTTTGAATACAGCAGCTATAATTACCG AGGATTTGACATTGGAAATCACTTCTGTGAATGGATGTATGATTACACGTACGAGAAGTACCCATTCTTCAAAGCTAGTGTTCTTAAATATCCTTCAAAGAAACAACAG CTTCATTTTATCTCCAGTTACCTGTCTGCATTCCATGATGGCTTTGAAAATCTGAGCAGTGAAGAGAAGTCCAAACTAGAAGAAGAAGTGTTGATAGAAGTTAATAG GTTTGCCCTTGCATCACACTTCTTCTGGGGTCTGTGGTCTATTATACAAGCAAAGATCTCATCCATTGAGTTTGGTTACCTG GAATATGCGTTATCCAGATTTGATGCATACTTTGATCAGAAGAGGAAGCTGAAGGTGTGA
- the CHKA gene encoding choline kinase alpha isoform X2, with amino-acid sequence MKTKFCNGETDPSPLGLLLGCSPGSGGGGVVLPAAGQPPSALVHADPEGKDPVATGRGGGATTPPSALLLPPPPEEEPPLDPRTRRKAYLWCKEFLPGAWRGLREEQLRINPIRGGLSNMLFQCSLPDTIETVADEPRKVLLRLYGAILQMGAEAMVLESVMFAILAERALGPKLYGIFPQGRLEEFIPSRKLSTEELSLPDISAEIAEKMARFHGMKMPFNKEPKWLFGTMEKYLNQVLRIKFTRESRTRKLNKLLSYNLPQEMKNLRAMLEATSSPVVFCHNDCQEGNVLLLEGRENSENQKLMLIDFEYSSYNYRGFDIGNHFCEWMYDYTYEKYPFFKASVLKYPSKKQQLHFISSYLSAFHDGFENLSSEEKSKLEEEVLIEVNRFALASHFFWGLWSIIQAKISSIEFGYLEYALSRFDAYFDQKRKLKV; translated from the exons ATGAAGACCAAGTTCTGTAACGGCGAGACCGACCCTTCCCCGCTCGGGCTCCTCCTCGGCTGCAGCCCCGGCTCCGGCGGGGGCGGTGTCGTCCTCCCCGCCGCCGGACAGCCCCCCTCGGCCCTGGTCCACGCCGACCCGGAGGGGAAAGACCCTGTCGCGACGGGCAGAGGCGGGGGCGCCACGACCCCGCCTTCCGCGCTGttgctgccgccgccgcctgaGGAGGAGCCGCCGCTCGACCCTCGGACGCGGCGCAAAGCGTATCTGTGGTGTAAGGAGTTCCTGCCTGGGGCCtggcgggggctgcgggaggagcAGCTGCGCATCAACCCCATCAG AGGTGGCCTCAGCAACATGCTGTTTCAGTGCTCGCTACCTGATACTATTGAGACAGTTGCAGATGAACCACGGAAAGTTCTTCTGCGCTTATATGGTGCAATCCTGCAGATG ggGGCAGAAGCTATGGTTCTGGAAAGTGTTATGTTTGCCATTCTTGCAGAGAGAGCTCTTGGCCCAAAGCTGTATGGAATCTTTCCACAAGGGCGCCTGGAGGAATTCATTCCC AGCAGGAAACTAAGTACTGAAGAACTAAGCTTACCTGACATATCTGCTGAAATAGCTGAGAAGATGGCTAGATTTCATGGCATGAAAATGCCATTCAATAAAGAACCTAAGTGGCTTTTTGGAACAATGGAAAA ATACCTAAATCAGGTGCTGAGGATTAAATTTACCAGAGAATCCAGAACTAGAAAACTGAACAAACTCCTCAGTTACAATCTCccccaggaaatgaaaaatctaaG agCTATGCTTGAAGCAACTTCATCACCAGTTGTATTTTGCCACAATGACTGTCAAGAAG GTAATGTCTTGCTTCTGGAAGGCAGAGAGAAttcagaaaaccaaaagctgATGCTCATTGACTTTGAATACAGCAGCTATAATTACCG AGGATTTGACATTGGAAATCACTTCTGTGAATGGATGTATGATTACACGTACGAGAAGTACCCATTCTTCAAAGCTAGTGTTCTTAAATATCCTTCAAAGAAACAACAG CTTCATTTTATCTCCAGTTACCTGTCTGCATTCCATGATGGCTTTGAAAATCTGAGCAGTGAAGAGAAGTCCAAACTAGAAGAAGAAGTGTTGATAGAAGTTAATAG GTTTGCCCTTGCATCACACTTCTTCTGGGGTCTGTGGTCTATTATACAAGCAAAGATCTCATCCATTGAGTTTGGTTACCTG GAATATGCGTTATCCAGATTTGATGCATACTTTGATCAGAAGAGGAAGCTGAAGGTGTGA
- the CHKA gene encoding choline kinase alpha isoform X1, whose amino-acid sequence MKTKFCNGETDPSPLGLLLGCSPGSGGGGVVLPAAGQPPSALVHADPEGKDPVATGRGGGATTPPSALLLPPPPEEEPPLDPRTRRKAYLWCKEFLPGAWRGLREEQLRINPIRGGLSNMLFQCSLPDTIETVADEPRKVLLRLYGAILQMRSCNKGESVQSQKENDLQGAEAMVLESVMFAILAERALGPKLYGIFPQGRLEEFIPSRKLSTEELSLPDISAEIAEKMARFHGMKMPFNKEPKWLFGTMEKYLNQVLRIKFTRESRTRKLNKLLSYNLPQEMKNLRAMLEATSSPVVFCHNDCQEGNVLLLEGRENSENQKLMLIDFEYSSYNYRGFDIGNHFCEWMYDYTYEKYPFFKASVLKYPSKKQQLHFISSYLSAFHDGFENLSSEEKSKLEEEVLIEVNRFALASHFFWGLWSIIQAKISSIEFGYLEYALSRFDAYFDQKRKLKV is encoded by the exons ATGAAGACCAAGTTCTGTAACGGCGAGACCGACCCTTCCCCGCTCGGGCTCCTCCTCGGCTGCAGCCCCGGCTCCGGCGGGGGCGGTGTCGTCCTCCCCGCCGCCGGACAGCCCCCCTCGGCCCTGGTCCACGCCGACCCGGAGGGGAAAGACCCTGTCGCGACGGGCAGAGGCGGGGGCGCCACGACCCCGCCTTCCGCGCTGttgctgccgccgccgcctgaGGAGGAGCCGCCGCTCGACCCTCGGACGCGGCGCAAAGCGTATCTGTGGTGTAAGGAGTTCCTGCCTGGGGCCtggcgggggctgcgggaggagcAGCTGCGCATCAACCCCATCAG AGGTGGCCTCAGCAACATGCTGTTTCAGTGCTCGCTACCTGATACTATTGAGACAGTTGCAGATGAACCACGGAAAGTTCTTCTGCGCTTATATGGTGCAATCCTGCAGATG AGGTCCTGTAATAAAGGAGAGTCTGTACAGtctcagaaggaaaatgacTTGCAA ggGGCAGAAGCTATGGTTCTGGAAAGTGTTATGTTTGCCATTCTTGCAGAGAGAGCTCTTGGCCCAAAGCTGTATGGAATCTTTCCACAAGGGCGCCTGGAGGAATTCATTCCC AGCAGGAAACTAAGTACTGAAGAACTAAGCTTACCTGACATATCTGCTGAAATAGCTGAGAAGATGGCTAGATTTCATGGCATGAAAATGCCATTCAATAAAGAACCTAAGTGGCTTTTTGGAACAATGGAAAA ATACCTAAATCAGGTGCTGAGGATTAAATTTACCAGAGAATCCAGAACTAGAAAACTGAACAAACTCCTCAGTTACAATCTCccccaggaaatgaaaaatctaaG agCTATGCTTGAAGCAACTTCATCACCAGTTGTATTTTGCCACAATGACTGTCAAGAAG GTAATGTCTTGCTTCTGGAAGGCAGAGAGAAttcagaaaaccaaaagctgATGCTCATTGACTTTGAATACAGCAGCTATAATTACCG AGGATTTGACATTGGAAATCACTTCTGTGAATGGATGTATGATTACACGTACGAGAAGTACCCATTCTTCAAAGCTAGTGTTCTTAAATATCCTTCAAAGAAACAACAG CTTCATTTTATCTCCAGTTACCTGTCTGCATTCCATGATGGCTTTGAAAATCTGAGCAGTGAAGAGAAGTCCAAACTAGAAGAAGAAGTGTTGATAGAAGTTAATAG GTTTGCCCTTGCATCACACTTCTTCTGGGGTCTGTGGTCTATTATACAAGCAAAGATCTCATCCATTGAGTTTGGTTACCTG GAATATGCGTTATCCAGATTTGATGCATACTTTGATCAGAAGAGGAAGCTGAAGGTGTGA